Proteins co-encoded in one Flavobacterium sp. M31R6 genomic window:
- the topA gene encoding type I DNA topoisomerase yields the protein MAKNLVIVESPAKAKTIEKFLGSDYQVESSYGHIADLPSKEIGVDVENGFKPKYEVSSDKKALVSKLKTLAKNADMVWLASDEDREGEAISWHLAEELKLKKEKTKRIVFHEITKTAILKAIEKPREIDYNLVNAQQARRVLDRLVGYELSPVLWRKVKGGLSAGRVQSVSVRLIVEREREIQNFTAVATYSVVAEFTNEAGKTFKAKLPKNFNTKKEAEDFLKQNIGSTYKVADLETKPTKKSPTAPFTTSTLQQEAARKLYLPVGITMQLAQRLYEAGLITYMRTDSVNLSKEAMDAAQAEIIKSYGKEFSNPRVFANKSKGAQEAHEAIRPTDMSLHTVNIDRDQARLYDLIWKRTLASQMSDAKLERTNVKIEANNHGEIFTASGEVLLFEGFLKVYLEGHDDEEEEQEGLLPALKVNEKLQNNFITATERYSRAAARYTEASLVKKLEELGIGRPSTYAPTISTIINRNYVEKGNLEGLERNYTQLTLQSGKLAEKLLKENTGSDKGKLVPTDIGTIVTDFLVKNFGNILDYNFTAKVEQDFDEIAEGNIEWTKMMQEFYDKFHPTVKDVEANADRESGERILGIDPESGKPVSVRLGKFGPMAQIGDAEDEDKKFASLRHEQNIGNITLEDALNLFLLPKNLGIYKGEEVEVSNGRYGPYVRHGSVFISLPRGEDPLDVSMVRAQELIDEKAVADAPIAVYKGEGVQKGTGRFGPFIKWNGIFINVSKKYNFDNLSQSDIQELIEDKLQKNIDKVLHNWEEEGILVEKARWGRSVITKGKIKIELSKDVDATKLTLAEVQEMIAKKTPAKKTPAKKVAAKKTTAAKKPAVKKAVAKKK from the coding sequence ATGGCAAAGAATTTAGTGATAGTTGAGTCCCCTGCAAAGGCAAAAACAATCGAAAAATTTCTAGGAAGTGATTATCAGGTAGAATCTAGTTACGGGCATATTGCCGACTTACCTTCTAAGGAAATTGGTGTTGATGTCGAAAATGGATTTAAACCCAAATACGAAGTTTCCTCGGATAAAAAAGCATTGGTATCCAAATTAAAAACTTTAGCTAAAAATGCCGACATGGTATGGTTAGCGAGTGATGAGGACCGCGAGGGAGAAGCTATTTCTTGGCACTTGGCGGAAGAATTAAAACTTAAAAAAGAAAAAACTAAGCGTATTGTTTTTCATGAAATTACCAAAACGGCTATTCTCAAAGCCATTGAAAAACCACGCGAAATCGATTATAATTTAGTTAATGCACAACAAGCGCGAAGAGTTTTGGATCGTTTGGTTGGATATGAATTGTCACCGGTTCTTTGGAGAAAAGTAAAAGGTGGTTTATCTGCAGGACGTGTGCAATCGGTTTCTGTTCGATTGATTGTGGAAAGAGAACGTGAAATTCAAAACTTTACTGCTGTGGCAACTTATTCGGTTGTGGCGGAGTTTACAAATGAAGCTGGTAAGACTTTTAAAGCCAAACTTCCAAAAAATTTCAATACAAAGAAAGAAGCCGAAGATTTTTTAAAGCAAAATATCGGTTCTACATATAAGGTAGCGGACTTAGAGACTAAGCCTACCAAAAAATCACCAACGGCTCCTTTTACGACTTCGACTTTGCAACAAGAAGCTGCAAGGAAATTGTATTTGCCTGTTGGAATCACAATGCAATTGGCGCAACGATTGTATGAGGCTGGACTTATTACCTATATGAGAACAGACAGTGTGAATTTGTCTAAAGAGGCGATGGATGCAGCTCAGGCTGAAATTATCAAATCGTATGGGAAAGAGTTTTCTAACCCAAGAGTTTTTGCTAATAAAAGTAAAGGGGCGCAAGAAGCTCACGAAGCAATTCGTCCGACCGATATGTCACTTCATACGGTAAATATTGACCGAGATCAAGCGCGTTTATATGATTTGATTTGGAAAAGGACTTTGGCTTCTCAAATGAGTGATGCCAAATTGGAACGTACCAATGTAAAAATAGAAGCCAATAATCATGGTGAAATATTTACTGCTTCAGGTGAGGTTTTGCTTTTTGAAGGGTTTTTGAAAGTGTATCTTGAAGGACATGATGATGAAGAGGAAGAGCAGGAAGGTTTGTTACCTGCCTTGAAAGTGAATGAAAAATTACAAAACAATTTTATTACTGCAACCGAAAGATATTCAAGAGCTGCGGCAAGATATACAGAGGCTTCTTTGGTAAAAAAATTGGAAGAATTAGGTATTGGCCGTCCTTCTACTTATGCGCCAACTATTTCGACTATTATCAACAGAAATTATGTTGAGAAAGGAAATCTTGAAGGGTTAGAGAGAAATTATACTCAGTTGACTTTGCAATCTGGGAAATTAGCAGAGAAGTTGCTTAAGGAAAATACAGGTTCTGATAAAGGAAAATTAGTTCCCACAGATATTGGAACAATTGTTACTGATTTCTTGGTAAAGAATTTTGGGAATATTTTGGATTATAATTTTACTGCAAAAGTCGAGCAGGATTTTGATGAAATTGCCGAAGGAAATATTGAGTGGACAAAGATGATGCAGGAGTTCTACGATAAATTTCATCCAACAGTTAAAGATGTCGAAGCCAATGCTGATAGAGAAAGTGGAGAACGAATATTGGGAATTGATCCAGAATCAGGGAAGCCAGTTTCGGTTCGCTTGGGTAAATTTGGACCAATGGCTCAAATTGGTGATGCTGAAGATGAAGATAAAAAATTTGCGAGTCTTAGACACGAACAAAATATAGGTAATATTACCTTAGAAGATGCTTTGAATTTATTTTTGCTTCCAAAAAACTTGGGTATATATAAAGGAGAAGAGGTCGAAGTGAGTAATGGTCGTTATGGACCATATGTACGACATGGAAGTGTTTTCATCTCTTTACCTAGAGGGGAAGATCCTTTGGATGTTTCGATGGTTAGGGCTCAGGAATTAATTGACGAAAAAGCTGTCGCAGATGCTCCAATTGCTGTTTATAAAGGAGAAGGAGTTCAAAAAGGCACTGGTCGTTTCGGTCCTTTTATCAAATGGAATGGAATTTTTATAAATGTAAGTAAGAAATATAATTTTGATAATTTATCTCAGTCGGATATACAAGAATTGATTGAGGATAAATTACAGAAGAATATTGATAAAGTCCTTCACAATTGGGAGGAAGAAGGAATATTAGTTGAGAAGGCACGTTGGGGTCGTTCGGTTATAACGAAAGGCAAGATAAAAATTGAATTAAGTAAAGATGTTGATGCAACAAAGTTAACATTGGCTGAAGTTCAAGAAATGATTGCAAAGAAAACACCAGCCAAGAAAACACCGGCCAAAAAAGTTGCTGCCAAAAAAACAACTGCTGCGAAGAAACCCGCCGTTAAAAAAGCAGTAGCCAAAAAGAAATAA
- a CDS encoding formimidoylglutamase, with protein MEFDFLEPLSEEFLNYVLGLSAQHLGSKIVLHTNEAIPDLNKINIAIIGVLENRGDKECNIDVDLNAIRKELYGMFPGNWNVTIGDLGDILPGNSKEDTFFALKKIASSLIKRKIIPIVIGGSQDLTYALYRGYDDLEQMVNLVSIDSRFDFGKENETISSDSFLTKIIIDEPNNLFNFCNIGYQTYYNSQEEIDLIEKLFFDAYRLGEVSNNISISEPVFRDADVVSIDLNSVKSSDSGNFTVFNPNGFNGKEICTLSRYAGISDKVSSFGVFNHNNTKQEAVIIAQIFWYFIEGYHYRSNEYPFGSRENYLKYIVPLEEEDLVFYKSDKTDRWWIEIPFISNTSNKLKKNTLLPCSYEEYLAACNQEMPERWWKAQRKNVI; from the coding sequence ATGGAGTTTGATTTTTTAGAACCATTAAGTGAAGAATTTCTAAACTATGTTTTAGGTTTGTCTGCTCAACATTTGGGCAGTAAAATTGTTTTACATACTAATGAAGCAATACCCGATTTGAATAAAATTAATATTGCAATAATTGGTGTTCTTGAGAATAGAGGTGATAAGGAATGTAATATTGATGTTGATCTAAACGCGATTCGAAAAGAATTATATGGAATGTTTCCTGGTAATTGGAATGTTACAATTGGAGATTTAGGCGATATTCTTCCTGGAAACTCAAAAGAGGATACTTTTTTTGCATTAAAAAAAATAGCTTCAAGTCTTATAAAAAGAAAAATCATACCTATAGTTATTGGAGGATCTCAGGATTTAACCTATGCATTATATAGAGGATACGATGATTTGGAGCAAATGGTGAATTTAGTATCTATTGATAGTAGGTTTGATTTTGGTAAGGAAAATGAGACTATTAGTTCTGATTCTTTTTTAACTAAAATTATTATAGATGAGCCTAATAATCTGTTTAATTTTTGTAATATTGGCTATCAGACCTATTACAATTCTCAGGAGGAAATTGATCTTATAGAGAAGTTGTTTTTTGATGCATATCGTTTGGGTGAAGTTTCGAATAATATTTCAATTTCGGAACCAGTTTTTAGAGATGCAGATGTTGTGAGTATAGATTTGAATTCAGTAAAATCATCAGATTCTGGTAATTTTACAGTTTTTAACCCAAATGGATTTAATGGTAAAGAAATTTGCACATTATCGAGATATGCTGGGATAAGCGATAAAGTAAGTTCGTTTGGAGTTTTTAATCACAATAATACAAAACAAGAAGCTGTAATTATAGCGCAGATATTTTGGTATTTTATAGAAGGTTATCATTATAGATCAAATGAGTATCCTTTTGGGAGTAGAGAAAATTATTTAAAATATATAGTTCCGCTTGAAGAAGAGGATTTGGTATTTTATAAAAGTGATAAAACGGATCGTTGGTGGATTGAGATACCATTTATTTCAAACACCAGCAATAAATTGAAAAAAAACACGTTATTACCGTGTTCTTATGAGGAGTATTTGGCTGCCTGTAATCAGGAAATGCCTGAAAGGTGGTGGAAAGCGCAGCGGAAAAACGTTATATAA
- the gldK gene encoding gliding motility lipoprotein GldK has product MKNFIAFTAILTVLISCGRSSDKGELVGVKGAKWHPEKPYGMTLVPGGSYIMGKSDDDVANVADAPTKTVTVRAFYMDETEITNSEYRQFVEWVKDSTIRFRLAILAEESGQGAASDGKGKGKNTGSIADYSFSNNNSDPEKMTAYDKYMYDNYYSIGTDKDPNAYKRLNRKAKLVKDVKKYPDEYYTEVMDSMYLPLEASYNGLRTIDVNKLKFRYTWMDIQAAAKAKVGKRQDFIRTEEVKVYPDTTVWIKDFAYSYNEPMHNDYFWHKAYGEYPVVGVTWSQAKAFCEWRTLNKNSYLKSKKNHVDNVNSFRLPTEAEWEYAARGGLESATFPWGGPYTKSDRGCFLANFKPNRGDYAADQALYTVEAKSYETNGYNLYNMAGNVSEWTDSAYDANSYDFVSTMNPAVIDNSNKRKVVRGGSWKDVAYFLQVSTRAFEYADSARSYIGFRTVQDYMGTQTTGKNKK; this is encoded by the coding sequence ATGAAGAATTTCATTGCATTTACGGCAATTTTAACAGTGTTGATTAGCTGTGGTAGATCAAGCGACAAAGGAGAGTTGGTTGGTGTAAAAGGAGCAAAGTGGCATCCTGAAAAACCTTATGGAATGACACTAGTACCTGGTGGATCATATATCATGGGTAAATCTGATGATGATGTTGCCAATGTTGCAGACGCGCCAACAAAAACAGTTACTGTTAGGGCATTTTATATGGACGAAACAGAAATTACAAATAGTGAATACCGACAATTTGTTGAATGGGTAAAAGATTCTACGATTCGTTTTCGTTTAGCTATTTTGGCTGAAGAAAGTGGTCAAGGGGCTGCTAGTGATGGGAAAGGAAAAGGAAAGAATACAGGAAGTATAGCTGACTATTCTTTTAGTAATAATAATTCCGATCCAGAAAAAATGACTGCCTACGATAAATACATGTATGATAACTATTATAGTATCGGTACAGATAAAGATCCGAACGCTTATAAAAGATTGAATAGAAAAGCTAAATTAGTTAAGGATGTTAAAAAATATCCAGATGAGTATTACACAGAAGTAATGGATTCTATGTATTTGCCTCTAGAAGCATCTTATAATGGATTGAGAACTATAGATGTAAATAAGCTTAAATTCCGTTATACATGGATGGATATTCAAGCTGCTGCTAAAGCTAAAGTAGGTAAAAGACAAGATTTTATTAGAACTGAAGAGGTAAAAGTGTATCCTGATACTACTGTTTGGATTAAGGATTTTGCTTATTCATATAATGAACCAATGCACAATGATTATTTTTGGCACAAAGCTTATGGTGAATATCCTGTAGTTGGTGTGACGTGGAGTCAGGCAAAAGCTTTTTGTGAATGGAGAACTTTAAACAAAAATAGCTATTTAAAATCTAAGAAAAATCACGTTGATAATGTGAACTCGTTTAGATTACCTACAGAAGCAGAGTGGGAATACGCTGCTAGAGGTGGTCTTGAATCAGCTACTTTCCCATGGGGAGGACCTTACACAAAAAGTGACAGAGGATGTTTCTTGGCTAATTTCAAACCTAATAGAGGTGATTATGCTGCAGATCAAGCTTTGTATACTGTAGAGGCTAAATCTTATGAAACTAACGGCTATAACTTATATAATATGGCTGGTAACGTTTCAGAATGGACGGATTCTGCTTATGATGCGAACTCTTATGATTTTGTATCTACAATGAATCCTGCTGTTATAGATAATTCAAATAAACGTAAAGTTGTAAGAGGTGGATCTTGGAAAGATGTTGCTTATTTCCTTCAAGTAAGTACACGTGCATTTGAATACGCAGATTCAGCTAGAAGTTATATCGGATTCAGAACAGTTCAAGATTATATGGGAACTCAGACTACCGGTAAGAATAAAAAATAA
- the gldL gene encoding gliding motility protein GldL encodes MAILSKKAMNFTYGMGAAVVIIGALFKIQHYPGASALLIIGLCTEAFIFALSAFEPVEHELDWSLVYPELAGGEKSEKKEVASDDADGMLSSKLDALLKEAKIDGELMSSLGSSIRNFEDASRNISPTVDSIAATKKYSEELSMAAAQMESLNSLYKVQLESAARNAEANKEIAENAGKLKEQMQSMTANIASLNNVYGGMLTAMSNKG; translated from the coding sequence ATGGCAATATTGAGCAAAAAAGCAATGAATTTTACCTATGGTATGGGAGCGGCAGTAGTAATTATCGGAGCCCTATTTAAAATTCAACATTACCCTGGAGCTAGTGCGTTATTAATAATTGGTCTTTGTACAGAAGCTTTCATTTTTGCTCTATCGGCATTCGAACCAGTTGAACATGAATTAGATTGGTCGTTGGTATATCCTGAATTGGCAGGTGGTGAAAAATCAGAGAAAAAAGAAGTTGCTTCTGATGATGCTGACGGAATGTTATCTTCTAAATTAGATGCATTGTTAAAAGAAGCTAAAATTGATGGTGAATTGATGAGTAGTCTTGGAAGTAGTATTAGAAATTTTGAAGATGCGTCAAGAAATATCTCTCCTACAGTTGATTCTATCGCTGCAACTAAAAAATACAGTGAAGAATTGTCTATGGCTGCTGCTCAAATGGAATCTTTAAATAGCTTATATAAAGTACAGTTAGAGAGTGCTGCTAGAAATGCTGAAGCTAATAAAGAAATTGCCGAGAATGCTGGTAAATTAAAAGAGCAAATGCAATCAATGACTGCAAATATTGCATCTTTAAATAATGTATATGGTGGTATGCTTACTGCAATGAGTAATAAAGGATAA
- the gldM gene encoding gliding motility protein GldM encodes MAGGKLTPRQKMINLMYLVFIAMLALNMSKEVLSAFGLINERFETANGLALSSNEAILADLDLKAQDKPEQYKVPNEIGKKVNAATNTFYKYVESLKSDFTKDIKREENGKLPYETMDNSSKLDESWFSGDGLSAKGKEVVAAVEAYKSAIKSAIGSDAKFKDIAAEFNTKFNTGDVVDREGVKKNNLDYNFKHFPLIASVAKLTAIQNDVNTIENQILSRLTGSTAVAAASMKNYTAIVIPEKSAFFAGEAVKGKIVLGRFDKATVPTKVVVNGSNLNLGSALHDGQVDFSFGAGNVGEHDINGNFTFMEDGKPVAIPIVGNYVVVPKPNSATISADKMNVVYRGVINPMTISFAGVSADKVSASAPGLSSAGKPGAYNMNPGQGSEVVINVTGTLPDGSKVSDKKAYRIKGIPPPVGAIGGEMGVVKGAKSRLEVSQISAKLPDFDFNVQLNVVGFTLKVAGQAAVIVSGDRVNAQCKTALARATRGDQVTISDIKTKLVGSDIMLSRTAAVIYEIQ; translated from the coding sequence ATGGCAGGAGGAAAATTAACCCCTAGACAGAAGATGATTAACCTGATGTACTTGGTTTTCATCGCGATGTTAGCATTGAATATGTCCAAAGAAGTATTATCAGCTTTTGGATTAATAAATGAAAGATTTGAAACAGCAAATGGTTTAGCATTATCTTCAAATGAAGCTATTTTGGCGGATTTGGATCTTAAAGCGCAAGATAAACCAGAGCAATATAAAGTACCTAATGAAATTGGGAAAAAGGTTAACGCAGCAACTAATACTTTTTATAAATATGTAGAATCTTTGAAATCAGATTTTACTAAAGATATAAAAAGAGAAGAGAATGGTAAATTGCCATACGAGACTATGGATAATTCATCAAAATTAGATGAATCTTGGTTTAGTGGAGATGGCTTGTCAGCAAAAGGTAAAGAAGTTGTTGCAGCTGTTGAGGCATATAAGTCTGCTATTAAATCTGCAATTGGAAGCGATGCTAAATTTAAAGATATTGCAGCAGAGTTTAATACGAAGTTCAATACAGGAGATGTAGTTGATAGAGAAGGTGTGAAAAAAAATAATTTAGATTATAATTTTAAACATTTCCCTCTTATCGCTTCTGTAGCTAAGTTAACTGCTATTCAAAATGATGTTAATACAATTGAGAATCAAATTTTGAGTAGATTAACCGGTTCAACTGCTGTTGCAGCTGCATCTATGAAAAATTATACTGCAATTGTAATTCCTGAAAAATCTGCTTTCTTCGCTGGAGAAGCTGTAAAAGGAAAAATAGTTCTTGGACGTTTTGACAAAGCAACAGTTCCTACTAAAGTTGTAGTGAACGGTAGTAATTTAAATCTTGGTTCTGCTTTGCATGATGGTCAAGTTGATTTTAGTTTTGGTGCAGGTAATGTTGGTGAACACGACATTAATGGTAACTTTACTTTTATGGAAGATGGTAAACCAGTTGCTATTCCTATTGTAGGAAACTATGTAGTGGTTCCAAAACCAAACTCAGCAACTATTTCTGCAGATAAAATGAATGTTGTTTATAGAGGTGTTATTAATCCTATGACAATTTCTTTTGCAGGAGTTTCTGCTGATAAAGTTTCAGCATCGGCTCCAGGATTGAGTTCTGCTGGAAAACCAGGTGCTTACAACATGAATCCAGGACAAGGTTCTGAAGTTGTTATTAATGTAACAGGTACTTTGCCTGACGGATCTAAAGTGTCAGATAAAAAAGCATACAGAATTAAAGGTATTCCACCTCCAGTTGGTGCAATTGGTGGAGAAATGGGAGTTGTTAAAGGAGCTAAGTCTCGTTTAGAAGTTTCACAAATTTCTGCGAAACTTCCTGATTTTGATTTTAATGTTCAATTGAATGTTGTTGGATTTACTTTGAAAGTTGCTGGACAGGCTGCTGTGATTGTATCTGGTGACAGAGTTAATGCACAATGTAAAACTGCTTTAGCCAGAGCAACAAGAGGAGATCAAGTAACTATTTCAGATATTAAAACTAAATTGGTTGGTTCTGACATCATGCTTTCAAGAACTGCTGCAGTAATTTACGAAATACAATAA
- the gldN gene encoding gliding motility protein GldN, which translates to MKTKNLVAVIAFVAGSFSSFAQSNLLNAKTPDQIGVKTKSQVSLDNDKPLAYGYVDDRDILMGKTTWEIVDLSERFNFPLYFPIDSTNIGKDRRSLFDVLIKGIKTNKITEVYADDYFNTKKTFKDMSSSFTYIDTTNAGREEVNANRDLYYPKAKASVTYKTVKGKKVKVVGPATVPVAKVLDPQFIDKRELTAQDITGYKLKGYWYFDKRQSELKYRLLGICPIAPEAREVGSENPDYIDLFWIFYPSIRDYLHQYLAFNEKNSAMPVSFDRILDSRQFSGVIYKEENVYGDRLITEYVNENALNQLLESDRIKDKIRDFEHDMWNY; encoded by the coding sequence ATGAAGACTAAAAATTTAGTTGCGGTTATAGCATTTGTTGCGGGAAGTTTTTCTTCATTTGCACAGTCTAATTTACTGAATGCTAAGACGCCAGATCAAATTGGGGTAAAAACTAAATCTCAAGTATCTCTTGACAATGATAAGCCATTGGCTTATGGTTATGTGGATGATAGAGATATATTGATGGGTAAAACTACATGGGAGATTGTTGATTTGAGCGAAAGATTTAATTTTCCTCTTTATTTTCCAATCGATTCAACTAATATTGGAAAAGACAGAAGATCATTATTTGATGTTTTGATTAAAGGTATTAAGACAAATAAAATAACTGAAGTGTATGCTGATGATTATTTTAATACCAAAAAAACTTTCAAAGACATGAGTAGTTCATTTACTTATATTGATACTACCAATGCAGGTAGAGAAGAAGTAAATGCCAATAGAGACTTGTATTACCCAAAAGCAAAAGCGTCGGTTACTTATAAAACTGTCAAAGGTAAAAAAGTAAAAGTGGTTGGTCCTGCTACTGTTCCCGTTGCTAAAGTTTTAGATCCTCAATTTATTGATAAAAGAGAACTAACAGCACAAGATATCACAGGATACAAATTAAAAGGGTATTGGTATTTTGATAAACGTCAAAGTGAATTGAAATATCGTTTATTAGGTATCTGTCCAATTGCTCCAGAAGCTAGAGAAGTTGGTAGTGAAAATCCTGATTATATTGATTTGTTCTGGATATTCTATCCTTCGATTCGTGATTATTTGCATCAGTATTTGGCTTTCAACGAGAAAAATTCGGCTATGCCAGTTTCTTTTGATAGAATTTTAGATTCACGTCAATTTAGTGGTGTAATTTACAAAGAAGAAAATGTATACGGTGACCGTTTGATTACTGAATATGTAAACGAAAACGCTTTGAATCAATTATTAGAATCAGATAGAATTAAAGATAAAATTCGTGATTTCGAACATGATATGTGGAATTACTAA
- a CDS encoding FAD-binding oxidoreductase has product MIDYIIVGSGLAGISFAETALLNNKTVVVFNDDSQNSSKIAGGLYNPVILKRFSEVWQAQEQLQLMEDFYSRLSNKIETMVDFKIPILRKFFSIEEQNNWFAASDKPALAPFLSTSLIFKTFEGIDSPFGYGEVLQTGYVDTALLVSEYHDYLLSHQLLRNETFNYDALIVKGDGVSYKAIDAKHIVFAEGFGLHANPFFNELPLDGTKGELFIIKAPLLNLDVIVNTSVFILPLGNDLFKVGATYNWKDKTNLPTEEGRAELIERIREIISCDFEIIEHYAGVRPTVRDRRPLVGTHSEYKRVHILNGLGTRGVMLGPAMAKALFDNIESDIQLDREIDIKRFRNKRSGKV; this is encoded by the coding sequence ATGATTGATTATATAATTGTTGGGTCAGGTTTGGCGGGTATTTCTTTTGCTGAGACGGCTTTGTTGAATAATAAAACTGTTGTGGTTTTTAACGATGATTCCCAAAATTCGTCCAAAATTGCTGGAGGGCTTTATAATCCTGTTATCTTAAAGCGCTTTAGTGAAGTTTGGCAAGCTCAAGAGCAATTACAATTAATGGAGGACTTTTACTCGCGACTTAGCAATAAGATTGAAACTATGGTCGATTTCAAAATACCAATATTAAGAAAGTTTTTCTCTATAGAAGAACAAAATAATTGGTTTGCTGCATCGGATAAACCAGCTTTGGCACCCTTTTTGTCTACTTCTTTAATCTTTAAAACTTTTGAAGGTATAGATTCTCCTTTTGGTTATGGTGAAGTATTACAGACTGGATATGTTGATACAGCTTTGTTGGTTTCTGAATATCATGATTATCTGTTATCTCACCAACTTTTGAGAAATGAAACTTTTAATTATGATGCTTTAATTGTTAAAGGCGATGGAGTTTCTTATAAAGCTATAGATGCGAAGCATATTGTGTTTGCAGAGGGATTTGGTCTACATGCCAATCCTTTTTTTAATGAACTTCCTTTGGATGGTACAAAAGGAGAATTATTCATTATAAAAGCGCCGCTTTTAAACTTAGATGTTATTGTAAATACCAGTGTTTTTATTTTACCGTTGGGTAATGATTTATTCAAAGTTGGGGCTACTTATAATTGGAAGGATAAAACCAATTTGCCTACTGAAGAAGGAAGAGCGGAATTAATCGAGAGAATTCGTGAAATTATCTCATGTGATTTTGAAATTATTGAACACTATGCAGGAGTCCGACCAACTGTTAGAGACAGGAGACCATTAGTGGGAACGCATTCAGAATATAAAAGAGTTCATATATTAAATGGATTAGGAACTCGCGGTGTAATGCTTGGCCCAGCAATGGCCAAAGCATTATTTGATAATATTGAAAGTGATATTCAGCTCGATAGGGAAATCGATATTAAAAGATTTAGGAATAAGCGTTCAGGGAAAGTTTAA
- a CDS encoding DUF983 domain-containing protein — translation MLKKGSKLYSILTGTCPKCMNESMYVDKNPLHLGSVLKMNEHCSHCGLKYQIEPSFFYGAMYVSYGLNVGVGIATFIVSYLILKTSIQTSFIAIIATLIILFPIVLRWSRNIYINMFVSYDPTTKI, via the coding sequence ATGTTAAAAAAAGGATCCAAACTATATAGCATTTTAACAGGAACTTGTCCAAAATGCATGAATGAGAGTATGTATGTGGACAAAAATCCTTTACATTTAGGTTCAGTACTCAAGATGAATGAACATTGTAGTCATTGCGGTCTAAAATATCAAATTGAACCTTCCTTCTTTTATGGGGCCATGTATGTTAGTTATGGTTTGAATGTTGGAGTAGGAATTGCAACTTTTATCGTATCCTATCTTATATTAAAAACCAGTATCCAAACTTCTTTTATTGCAATTATTGCAACATTAATTATATTATTTCCGATAGTATTAAGATGGTCAAGAAATATTTACATCAACATGTTTGTATCTTATGACCCAACAACTAAAATTTGA